The DNA segment CACCTCTTGAATGTCGTAGTAGGCTACTTTTAATTCTACAAAATTATTTGGTGTCTGTACCTGTTCCTGCGTCAACGTTATATCTTTTCTATCAGTAACAATTGAAGTAAAACGTATTATATCCCCAGGTTTTGCAGGAATTTTAAAAGTACCGAAATAGTCAGTATAAACCGTTGTATGAGAAGTGATATTGGTTACAAAAATTTGATTTAAGTAGTAAATAGATTTATCTTTTATAACAATCTCTCCGCTAAAAAACTGGGCTTGCACTTTGGCCATAAAAGCGAATGCTATCAGCAGTAAAAACTTCTTCATATAGTCAACAAAATAAATGAATTTTTCATCATATAACTATAGGTTAGACTGCAAATTAAGGTTAAAGTTTGGTTAAAACTTCAAAACTTTTCCTAATAGAATAGTCTTAATATTAATGTTTAAGCAAAAAAGCCTCCAGGATACCCCAGAGACTTTTCTTTATAAATATTATTTCTTATTTTTTAATAAATTTCATTTGGCTTACATCTCCATCATTCTCAATTGCAATAAGGTATATGCCCCTGTTTAATTCTGAAACAGCAATTTTATTATCTATGATTTTACCTTTCGAAATAAGCTGTCCTGAGATACTGTAAATAACGTAAGTAGCATTCTTAGAAACTAGTGATACATTTAAAATATCTTCTACAGGATTCGGATAAATTTGAATTTTCGACTTATGTACGTTGTCAGTTGCAGCAGCTGCTTCAATATTGATGGTATAATCTTCAACTTGCCCATATGAATTAGTACCGCAAGCCGCATTATTCATCCCATAATTAGTATCCTGCATTCTAACTCTCATGCGCGTTAAGCCAATTTTGGCATCTGCCGGAATAGTGATCATACCTTCCCACGGTGCTGCTTTTTTTGCGGTTATTAGAACCAGTTCCGTCTCATCTTCAAATAACCTGTTATTGTTAAAGTCGATCCAAACTCTTAATTCATCACTAGAGTAAGACTTATCGGCAGTTGCTGAAAAGTTATAGGAAGTTCCTCTAAATACATTTCCTACAATGGCAGTGAAATCTTCGTACCCGTCTTTTGTAATAGAACTATTATTAATATTAGAAAAAGTAACATTATTAATTATCTCAAAAGTAGTGTTAGCCGCTGCTGCAGTACAATACGGTCGAACAATCGTCTGAAAGGTTGTAGAAGGCGTAAAGGTACCAGTACTGCCTAAGCATACTGCGGCTACCTGAACGTTATATTGAGTTCCTTCTGATAGATAGTCCAAAGTATAACTGTTGGTTGCAACAGGTATATCTGTAAATGAAACATCCGTAGATTTTTTATACCTTAGAATATAGGTAGCATTAGAAACTGCATCCCAAGTAACTACAGCAGTATTAACATCTACTGAAGAAACTTCTAATAGCGATGGCGCGGTACCATCACAAGCGATAACACTGGATATCTTTACTGGATCAATCGTGTAAAAAACATTTCCTATCGCAGAAATTCTGACCTTAACGATTGTCCCAGTTGCAAAAGGGGTTACATCAAAAGGCTCAGTTCCATCGTTAGGGGTTGAATTTGCTAAAACAGTCCATGTTGTTCCATTATCGACAGTATAATCAATTTTAACATTAGTTGCGTTAAAAGGAGCTGCATTGGTTCCCGCTACATCCCAAGTTAATGGTCTGACCTCATTATTATATAAAGTTAAACTGGTAATTTTAAAGGGCCCATTTGGGCTTGTGACAACACTTTGTAATGCAGTTTCAGTTTGTTGCTGCATTGGATCTGGATTGTTGTCCCGAACCGTTACTTTAAAGTTGCTGGTTCTAGCTACCATTGATACAGATTCCCAACCATCGGGATTTCTAACCAAACCGCCAAGAACGGTCTCAAACTTTGGAAAGTACCTAACGGGGTTTGCTGTACCCATTACCGATCGGAAAGAAGCACCATTGTTCGTCTTGCCTAAATTACTTTTTGTAATGATGTCTGTTGCATTGTCCGTTTGCTCCCACGTGTAAGTTAATGGATTATTCTCAACATCAGTCGCTTGAGCAGTTAATGAAAAAGCAGTGCCTTTAGGAATCGTGATCTGTGGCATTGCAGTAATCACCGGTGGATTGTTAATCATAGCGGTTTCTATATCACATTGCTTTGAAACCAGATTATTCTGAACTTGAATGATCGAATTAATATGAAAATAAGGATCTGAGTTCATTTGCACATTATCAGCAGTAATACCTGCATATCCCATGATCGTTGATCCAGATCCTGGTTCGACGTTTTGCAGGCGTGATTCTAATTTATGTGCGAAGGTATGATTGGCTCCTAACTGATGACCCATTTCATGAGCAACGTAATCAATATCGAAAGAATCGCCTTGAGGAATTGCATTCGCAGGCGAAGTAATGCCCGAACCTTTTCCATTTTCCATAGGGATCCCATTCACATCTAATTCAGGACTAATACAGACACAGCCAATACAACCAGCACTTCCACCACCACCGGAAGCACCAAACAGGTGACCAATATCGTAATTACTTTCTCCCACCACTGCTGTAAGTGTTTTCTGTAATTCAAAGTTCCATTTACCTAATGATGAATATGGATCTGTTTCTGGGTCTGTGTAAATAAGTTGTGGTAAATCTTGTAAAATTAACTTTAAAGCAAAGTCTTTTTCAAATACAAAATTAACACGCGTTAAAGTAGCGTTAATTGCAGTTAAAGCTTGAGAAACACCACCGAAATATTGCGTATACTCTGCTGTAACAGACATTGCAAGACGCATCGTTCTATATTTTCTATCGGAAGATTTACTGAAATCTGCCGGATTATTAGTGAAATTTTTTCCTGCAGAATAGAGTTTTTCCATTTGTTCCTTATTCATCGCAGGTTCATTGGTAGAACATACGAAAGCTTTATCAGAATTGATCTTGTTGGTCTTTGGATGCACTCCATAAACTGATTTATCAGCATTCTGAGGTTCAATAAATTCGTAAACTCCATTTTTCAGCATCATCGACTGAAAATCATTTGGTGCTATACTAAATCTTATATAAGCAGTAGGATCATCAACACCTACACCAACATAAGATCCTAACTCTAATCGATCAGCAAGAGACTTTACTACTACTGGTGAACTATACACTGCAAATCTTTCGATCTTACCATTAAGAGTTGGAATGTTAATTTCAACCGGAACTGAACCTCTACCAGTTTCTACTGCGCTGGAAAGCTTAGCTCTCAAAGCTTTTATATCTAACGAGTAGTGTTTTTGACTTTCAGATGTAGGTCGAACTTTCCCATCTTGTAAAGATGTTGGACTCCACTGTGCGAAAGCTAAAGAGCTCATCAACCCGCAAAGTAAAATAATAAATGTCTTTTTCATATTTGTGTTTAAAAAATATAATATAATTTTTTCCAAAAGTAATTTAAATTTAGCCGTTGTCAAAATACGTTTTACGAATTTTAATAAAGAAGAGAGAAATAGCTATCAAAACATAGCAATAGTCTATTCAAAAATATCAATAATTAATGATATCACTAAAAATAGCTACTAATAAGCGAGAGAAACTATATGAATTTCTATACGAAAATATAGGGAATAAATTATTTAAAAGGAATAGGCAACATTCCAGGAAAAACCCATATTAAATTTGGAAGAGCTTTTACCAAAACCAGGGACAATCATTGGCTGGATACCCTCTTGCGTTGTAGTGAAAACCAAATATTTAGGTTGCATCGTAACTTCTATAAAAAAAGGAGATTCAAATAAATGAACTCTTCCTCCTACGCTGGCTTCAATCCAGTACGAACTTTGTTTAGAAGCGGGAAAGCTTTGCGACATTTCATTATTCCCAAACCCCCGAATCGGTACGGCAAGATATTCCTGATTATAAAAAGAACCTGCTAATTTACCTCCCGCCAGAAAACCATTTCGGACATCTTCTTTATCATTAGCCAACATATATAAAGCACCTATTTTTAAGAAAGATCCATTTATACTAGCGTCATATCCATTTTTTTGGTAGATATTTTTTTCAAAACCTACATCCGCAATCGCATACCACTTACCAATAACATTTGTGGAAACGAATCCCTGAATTAATTTCCTGTCAGAGAATACTGCTAAACCAGCGTTTAGAACATCGATCCCCACGGAGAAATTCGGATTGTATTTCCATTTCGTTTGTAGAGAATCCTGCTTCTTTTGTGCGATAGCATTTATCAAAATAAAACTAAAAAAGAAGGAAAAGATGTGTTTTGCTTTCATCAGTAATTTGATTTTGATTTTGTTCAACAGACAAAACTGCTGCGGGAGTTTCTACTATGGAGTTTAGATCTTTATATGTTTTTTTGATACCACATGCTGGCGAAACATATTCTGAAACGGTATTGTAGTTTATTTTAATTACAGAATTTACAGCGTCTTTGGAAAGCCCAACGTAAATTTTTGTGAAAGGAGAATCATCAACTCGCAAAGGAATTATGACAGAATCTGTTTTGGAAGCATTTGCAACTACCGCTATTGGTCCATTTCCGTAATCTACTTTAATGAAAAGAGAATCTAAAGTTTTAAGCTTTCCACTGGCTTGGGTCTTGAATTTTATTTTCATTCTTGGCGTCGCTTCACCGCTTACACAGATATCATCATCTCCTCCGCATGAAAAAAGCGATAGGAGAAAAATCGAAAAAAATAATAATTTCAAGAATTTCATCGATCAAATGTAATTAAATTCTTACTAAAAGAGCAATATTTTCTACGTGATGCGTTTGTGGAAACATATCTACCGGTAAGATCTTCACGAGTTTATAATGTTCTTTCATTAATGCCAGATCTCTTGCCTGTGTTGCAGAATTACAACTTACATAAACTATTTTTTCAGGAGCCAATCTAAGAATTTGTCCTACCACTTTTTGGTGCATACCATCTCTCGGTGGGTCTGTAATCAGCACATCTGCTTTAGGATGTTGGGCAATAAATTCATCATTGAAGATTTCTTTCATATCACCACAATAAAAAGTACAGTTTGTCAAACCATTCAATTCTGCATGTTCTTTTGCTGCATTAATTGATTCTTGCACAGATTCTATACCAATAACCTGTTTTGCTTTTCTGGCAACGTATTGAGCAATCGTTCCAGTTCCAGTGTAAAGGTCATATACAACCTCATCACCCTTTAAATCTGCAAATTCTAAAGTTTTTTGATATAAATTTAATGCTTGTTTATAGTTGGTTTGGAAAAAAGATTTCGGTCCTATTTTAAATTGTAAGCCTTCCATCTCTTCCATTAAAAATCCATCGCCGAAATAGGTTTGGACTTCCTGATCATAAATAGAATCATTCTGTTTGGAATTAACAGCAAAAAGCAACGTTTTAATTTCAGGAAATTTTTCAAGTAAAAAATCAAAGAGCTTTTCTCTGCTTACTTTATCATTCCGAAAGAGTTGGAATAAGACCATCCACTCTCCTTTTGAATTTTGACGAAACATCACCGTTCTTAAAAATCCAGCTTGACCTCTAACGTCAAAAAATTCTAAACCGTTTTCCACCGCAT comes from the Chryseobacterium sp. SNU WT5 genome and includes:
- a CDS encoding reprolysin-like metallopeptidase, which produces MKKTFIILLCGLMSSLAFAQWSPTSLQDGKVRPTSESQKHYSLDIKALRAKLSSAVETGRGSVPVEINIPTLNGKIERFAVYSSPVVVKSLADRLELGSYVGVGVDDPTAYIRFSIAPNDFQSMMLKNGVYEFIEPQNADKSVYGVHPKTNKINSDKAFVCSTNEPAMNKEQMEKLYSAGKNFTNNPADFSKSSDRKYRTMRLAMSVTAEYTQYFGGVSQALTAINATLTRVNFVFEKDFALKLILQDLPQLIYTDPETDPYSSLGKWNFELQKTLTAVVGESNYDIGHLFGASGGGGSAGCIGCVCISPELDVNGIPMENGKGSGITSPANAIPQGDSFDIDYVAHEMGHQLGANHTFAHKLESRLQNVEPGSGSTIMGYAGITADNVQMNSDPYFHINSIIQVQNNLVSKQCDIETAMINNPPVITAMPQITIPKGTAFSLTAQATDVENNPLTYTWEQTDNATDIITKSNLGKTNNGASFRSVMGTANPVRYFPKFETVLGGLVRNPDGWESVSMVARTSNFKVTVRDNNPDPMQQQTETALQSVVTSPNGPFKITSLTLYNNEVRPLTWDVAGTNAAPFNATNVKIDYTVDNGTTWTVLANSTPNDGTEPFDVTPFATGTIVKVRISAIGNVFYTIDPVKISSVIACDGTAPSLLEVSSVDVNTAVVTWDAVSNATYILRYKKSTDVSFTDIPVATNSYTLDYLSEGTQYNVQVAAVCLGSTGTFTPSTTFQTIVRPYCTAAAANTTFEIINNVTFSNINNSSITKDGYEDFTAIVGNVFRGTSYNFSATADKSYSSDELRVWIDFNNNRLFEDETELVLITAKKAAPWEGMITIPADAKIGLTRMRVRMQDTNYGMNNAACGTNSYGQVEDYTINIEAAAATDNVHKSKIQIYPNPVEDILNVSLVSKNATYVIYSISGQLISKGKIIDNKIAVSELNRGIYLIAIENDGDVSQMKFIKK
- a CDS encoding DUF6452 family protein, whose product is MKFLKLLFFSIFLLSLFSCGGDDDICVSGEATPRMKIKFKTQASGKLKTLDSLFIKVDYGNGPIAVVANASKTDSVIIPLRVDDSPFTKIYVGLSKDAVNSVIKINYNTVSEYVSPACGIKKTYKDLNSIVETPAAVLSVEQNQNQITDESKTHLFLLF
- a CDS encoding DUF6048 family protein gives rise to the protein MKAKHIFSFFFSFILINAIAQKKQDSLQTKWKYNPNFSVGIDVLNAGLAVFSDRKLIQGFVSTNVIGKWYAIADVGFEKNIYQKNGYDASINGSFLKIGALYMLANDKEDVRNGFLAGGKLAGSFYNQEYLAVPIRGFGNNEMSQSFPASKQSSYWIEASVGGRVHLFESPFFIEVTMQPKYLVFTTTQEGIQPMIVPGFGKSSSKFNMGFSWNVAYSF
- the rlmD gene encoding 23S rRNA (uracil(1939)-C(5))-methyltransferase RlmD, with the protein product MRKKNKNIILENILLVSAGSKGVAVGKTDEGKTVLVSGAVPGDVVNARVKKSKSNYYEAEVAEIVIKSPFRVEPRCIHFGVCGGCKWQNLSYEKQLEFKQDEVYNHIKRIAGIEDFETLPILGSEEQYFYRNKMEFSFSDARWLTQYEISSEENFGNRDALGFHIPGMWSKILDLKECFLQEDPSNAMRLAIKNYAVENGLEFFDVRGQAGFLRTVMFRQNSKGEWMVLFQLFRNDKVSREKLFDFLLEKFPEIKTLLFAVNSKQNDSIYDQEVQTYFGDGFLMEEMEGLQFKIGPKSFFQTNYKQALNLYQKTLEFADLKGDEVVYDLYTGTGTIAQYVARKAKQVIGIESVQESINAAKEHAELNGLTNCTFYCGDMKEIFNDEFIAQHPKADVLITDPPRDGMHQKVVGQILRLAPEKIVYVSCNSATQARDLALMKEHYKLVKILPVDMFPQTHHVENIALLVRI